In Streptomyces puniciscabiei, a single genomic region encodes these proteins:
- a CDS encoding DUF4429 domain-containing protein produces the protein MAEIIQKDGTWAFDGDALRLTPGRDKNVSLLRRELGELVVPLGALAGVSFEQGRKSGRLRLRLRDGADPLTQATGGRLAEPNDPYQLTVESDRYGVAEYFADEVRNALLLDGVSPDPVAEYLLPGPPLPVSASAGDGTAAFDGERVRLEWNWKTENAKANVGTRTIPLADVLGVEWQPAAGLENGYLRFLVRGAPVTATAKYDPNAVELWGFKKDPLMALVAAAVQARLPHPAAGAGVRKEPSRLTGEPEPAESEHDALLRRLRELGELHRDGVLTDEEFTLAKQAVLKRI, from the coding sequence ATGGCGGAAATCATCCAGAAGGACGGCACCTGGGCCTTCGACGGCGATGCCCTGCGGCTCACCCCGGGACGGGACAAGAACGTGAGCCTGCTCCGCCGGGAGCTGGGCGAACTCGTCGTACCACTGGGGGCGTTGGCCGGTGTCTCCTTCGAGCAGGGGCGGAAGTCGGGACGGCTCAGGCTGCGGCTGCGCGACGGCGCCGATCCGCTGACGCAGGCCACCGGCGGCCGGCTCGCCGAGCCGAACGACCCGTACCAGCTGACGGTGGAGTCCGACCGGTACGGCGTCGCCGAGTACTTCGCGGACGAGGTGCGCAACGCGCTCCTGCTGGACGGGGTTTCACCGGACCCGGTCGCCGAGTACCTGCTGCCGGGACCACCGCTGCCGGTGTCCGCCTCGGCCGGGGACGGCACGGCGGCCTTCGACGGGGAGCGGGTGCGGCTGGAGTGGAACTGGAAGACCGAGAACGCCAAGGCGAACGTCGGTACCCGGACCATACCGCTCGCGGACGTCCTCGGTGTGGAGTGGCAGCCGGCGGCCGGACTGGAGAACGGGTATCTGCGCTTCCTGGTGCGCGGTGCCCCGGTGACGGCGACGGCCAAGTACGACCCGAACGCGGTCGAGCTGTGGGGCTTCAAGAAGGACCCGCTGATGGCCCTGGTGGCCGCCGCCGTACAGGCGCGGCTGCCGCACCCTGCGGCGGGGGCGGGCGTGCGGAAGGAGCCCTCGCGGCTCACCGGGGAGCCGGAGCCCGCCGAGAGCGAGCACGACGCCCTGCTGCGGCGCCTGCGCGAGCTGGGTGAGCTGCACCGCGACGGGGTGCTGACGGACGAGGAGTTCACCCTGGCCAAGCAGGCGGTCCTCAAGCGCATATGA
- a CDS encoding beta-N-acetylhexosaminidase, translated as MRRNHSTTPRTTRILGSLLLLAAAGGFSLGAAPAAQAAAPTPLDRVVPAPASVEPGGAPYRITWATGVRVDDSAEVRRIGAYLTGILRPSTGYRLPLTDHGTGGIRLHLAQGDFGAEGYRLHSGPAGVTITASAPAGLFHGVQTLRQLLPAAVEKKTVQKGPWQIAGGTVEDRPRYSYRGAMLDVSRHFFTVAQVKRYIDQLALYKINELHLHLSDDQGWRIAVDSWPRLAAYGGSTEVGGGKGGSYTKDQYRDIVSYAASRYLEVVPEIDMPGHTNAALASYADLNCDGVAPPLYTGTQVGFSSLCVPKEVTYTFADDVIRELAALTPGRYLHIGGDEAHSTSHPDYVKFMDRVQPIVAKYGKTVIGWHQLTGAHPAKGALAQYWGLDSTSAAEKAQVAQAAQNGTGLILSPADRVYLDMKYTSGTVLGTKWAGYVEVQRSYDWNPGGYLPGVPASAVRGVEAPLWSETLKTDADIEYMAFPRLPGAAELGWSPAATHDWNTYRLRLAAQAPRWDALGITYYRSPQVPWPAN; from the coding sequence GTGAGACGCAACCACAGCACGACTCCCCGGACGACCCGCATCCTCGGATCACTGCTGCTTCTGGCGGCCGCCGGGGGCTTCTCCCTCGGCGCGGCGCCCGCGGCACAGGCGGCCGCCCCGACACCGCTGGACCGGGTGGTCCCCGCGCCCGCCTCGGTCGAGCCCGGCGGTGCCCCGTACCGCATCACCTGGGCGACCGGCGTGCGCGTCGACGACTCCGCCGAGGTCCGCCGGATCGGCGCGTATCTCACCGGCATCCTGCGGCCCTCCACCGGCTACCGGCTGCCGCTCACCGACCACGGCACAGGGGGCATCCGGCTGCACCTGGCCCAGGGTGACTTCGGTGCCGAGGGCTACCGGCTGCACAGCGGCCCGGCCGGCGTCACCATCACCGCGAGCGCGCCCGCCGGCCTCTTCCACGGCGTCCAGACGCTGCGTCAGCTGCTCCCGGCCGCCGTCGAGAAGAAGACCGTGCAGAAGGGCCCCTGGCAGATCGCCGGCGGCACCGTGGAGGACCGCCCCCGCTACTCCTACCGGGGCGCCATGCTGGACGTCTCCCGGCACTTCTTCACCGTCGCCCAGGTCAAGCGCTACATCGACCAGCTCGCCCTCTACAAGATCAACGAACTGCATCTGCACCTCAGCGACGACCAGGGCTGGCGCATCGCCGTCGACTCCTGGCCGCGCCTCGCGGCCTACGGCGGCTCCACCGAGGTCGGCGGCGGCAAGGGCGGCTCCTACACCAAGGACCAGTACCGGGACATCGTCTCCTACGCCGCCTCCCGCTATCTGGAGGTCGTGCCCGAGATCGACATGCCCGGCCACACCAACGCGGCCCTCGCCTCCTACGCCGACCTCAACTGCGACGGCGTGGCACCCCCGCTGTACACCGGCACCCAGGTCGGCTTCAGCTCGCTGTGCGTGCCGAAGGAGGTCACCTACACCTTCGCGGACGACGTGATCAGGGAGCTGGCCGCGCTCACCCCCGGCCGCTACCTCCACATCGGCGGCGACGAGGCCCACTCCACCAGCCACCCCGACTACGTGAAGTTCATGGACCGCGTGCAGCCGATCGTCGCCAAGTACGGCAAGACGGTCATCGGCTGGCACCAGCTCACCGGCGCCCACCCCGCCAAGGGCGCCCTCGCCCAGTACTGGGGCCTGGACAGCACCAGCGCGGCCGAGAAGGCACAGGTCGCCCAGGCCGCCCAGAACGGCACCGGGCTGATCCTGTCCCCGGCGGACCGGGTCTACCTGGACATGAAGTACACCAGCGGCACCGTGCTGGGCACCAAGTGGGCCGGTTACGTCGAGGTGCAGCGGTCGTACGACTGGAACCCGGGCGGCTACCTTCCCGGCGTCCCGGCCTCGGCCGTCCGGGGAGTGGAGGCCCCGCTGTGGTCGGAGACCCTGAAGACCGACGCCGACATCGAGTACATGGCGTTCCCCCGCCTCCCGGGGGCGGCCGAACTGGGCTGGTCCCCGGCCGCCACGCACGACTGGAACACCTACAGACTCCGCCTGGCCGCCCAGGCCCCCCGCTGGGACGCCCTCGGCATCACGTACTACCGCTCACCGCAGGTCCCCTGGCCGGCGAACTGA
- a CDS encoding ABC transporter substrate-binding protein → MPRARAPQLTRRGLLAAGGAVGLGAALAACGDGKGKDSGSGKGTTAARSGPWSFKDDRGTTVNLDKVPANIVAFTGVGAALHDYGIQVKGVFGPTTTKDGKADVQAGDMDVSKVTVLGNAWGQFSIEKYASLAPDVLITTMFDDAGTLWYVPEESKKEIAQLAPTIGISVYDRQLTQPLQRMWYLAASLGADMKAAKVTDAKKRFEAAAARLRAAAKAKPEIRVMAGSASDQLFYVSGTNLSIDLEYFKALGVNFVEPPESAKKQGGGWYESLSWENVDKYKADMIMMDDRSSALQPADITKPTWKKLPAVKAGQVIARSPEPILSYDKCVPLLTSLAEALEKAKKVA, encoded by the coding sequence ATGCCCCGTGCCCGTGCCCCCCAGCTCACTCGCCGCGGCCTCCTCGCCGCCGGCGGCGCCGTCGGACTCGGTGCCGCGCTCGCCGCCTGCGGGGACGGCAAAGGCAAAGACAGCGGCTCCGGCAAGGGCACGACGGCCGCCAGGTCCGGACCCTGGTCCTTCAAGGACGACCGCGGCACGACCGTGAACCTGGACAAGGTCCCCGCGAACATCGTCGCCTTCACCGGTGTCGGCGCCGCGCTCCACGACTACGGCATCCAGGTCAAGGGCGTCTTCGGCCCGACGACGACCAAGGACGGCAAGGCCGACGTCCAGGCCGGCGACATGGACGTCAGCAAGGTGACGGTCCTCGGCAACGCCTGGGGCCAGTTCAGCATCGAGAAGTACGCCTCGCTCGCGCCGGACGTGCTGATCACGACGATGTTCGACGACGCCGGCACCCTCTGGTACGTCCCCGAGGAGTCGAAGAAGGAGATCGCCCAACTGGCCCCCACCATCGGCATCTCCGTCTACGACCGACAGCTCACCCAGCCGCTGCAGCGCATGTGGTACCTGGCCGCATCGCTCGGGGCGGACATGAAGGCCGCGAAGGTGACCGACGCCAAGAAGCGGTTCGAGGCCGCGGCGGCCCGGCTGCGGGCCGCGGCCAAGGCCAAGCCCGAGATCAGGGTGATGGCCGGCAGCGCCAGCGACCAGCTGTTCTACGTCTCCGGCACCAACCTCTCCATCGACCTGGAGTACTTCAAGGCCCTCGGCGTGAACTTCGTCGAGCCGCCGGAGAGCGCGAAGAAGCAGGGCGGCGGCTGGTACGAGTCGCTGAGCTGGGAGAACGTCGACAAGTACAAGGCCGACATGATCATGATGGACGACCGGTCCTCGGCCCTCCAGCCGGCCGACATCACCAAGCCGACGTGGAAGAAGCTGCCCGCGGTGAAGGCGGGGCAGGTCATCGCGCGGTCTCCGGAGCCGATCCTGTCGTACGACAAGTGCGTACCGCTGCTCACGAGTCTGGCCGAGGCCCTGGAGAAGGCGAAGAAGGTCGCCTGA
- a CDS encoding LysM peptidoglycan-binding domain-containing protein gives MPRHARKRSPRTRRFLTGGAISVGTLVMACTAATGSAQAATAAAPSYTVKAGDHLASIARALKVPGGWPAIASANHLSSPYSLLPGQVLTLPAGSAAPAKAATTKAAPASTSSATGYANNLDGWIKQALAIMAQNHIPGTYNGIYRNIIRESSGNPNAINNWDSNAAKGTPSKGLLQVIQPTFDAYHVPGTSTNIYDPVANITAACNYAYHRYGSIDNVFSAY, from the coding sequence ATGCCCCGTCATGCCCGCAAGCGCTCTCCCCGGACGCGCCGGTTCCTCACCGGCGGCGCCATCAGCGTCGGCACCCTCGTCATGGCCTGCACGGCCGCGACGGGCAGCGCCCAGGCCGCCACCGCCGCCGCGCCCAGCTACACCGTCAAGGCCGGCGACCACCTGGCCTCGATCGCCCGCGCCCTCAAGGTGCCGGGCGGCTGGCCGGCCATCGCGTCCGCCAACCACCTCAGCAGCCCCTACTCGCTCCTGCCGGGCCAGGTCCTCACCCTGCCCGCCGGCTCGGCGGCCCCGGCCAAGGCGGCCACGACCAAGGCCGCACCGGCGAGCACCTCGTCCGCCACCGGCTACGCCAACAACCTGGACGGCTGGATCAAGCAGGCGCTGGCGATCATGGCGCAGAACCACATCCCGGGCACCTACAACGGCATCTACCGCAACATCATCCGGGAGTCCTCCGGCAACCCGAACGCCATCAACAACTGGGACTCCAACGCCGCCAAGGGCACCCCGTCCAAGGGCCTGCTCCAGGTGATCCAGCCGACGTTCGACGCCTACCACGTGCCGGGCACCTCGACGAACATCTACGACCCGGTCGCCAACATCACCGCCGCGTGCAACTACGCGTACCACCGCTACGGCTCGATCGACAACGTGTTCAGCGCGTACTGA
- a CDS encoding GNAT family N-acetyltransferase, whose product MRFTFRPLDPLRDAELLHRWVTHPKAAFWMMQDAGLQDVEREYLRIAAHEHHHAHLGLHEGEPAFLMERYDPRYVELAGLYDPEPGDVGMHFLVAPADRPIHGFTRAVITAVLDELFADPRTRRVVVEPDVRNTAVHALNEAVGFVPVREIQKPEKRALLSFCTREQFLAARGAAA is encoded by the coding sequence ATGAGGTTCACCTTCCGCCCCCTCGACCCCCTGCGGGACGCCGAGCTGCTGCACCGCTGGGTCACCCATCCCAAGGCGGCCTTCTGGATGATGCAGGACGCCGGACTCCAGGACGTCGAGCGCGAGTACCTGCGGATCGCGGCCCACGAGCACCACCATGCCCACCTCGGCCTGCACGAGGGCGAGCCCGCCTTCCTGATGGAGAGGTACGACCCCCGGTACGTCGAGCTGGCCGGCCTGTACGACCCGGAGCCCGGCGACGTCGGCATGCACTTCCTGGTCGCGCCGGCCGACCGGCCGATCCACGGTTTCACCCGGGCCGTCATCACCGCCGTGCTGGACGAGCTGTTCGCCGACCCGCGCACCCGGCGCGTCGTGGTCGAGCCGGACGTGCGCAACACGGCGGTGCACGCCCTGAACGAAGCGGTGGGCTTCGTGCCCGTGCGCGAGATCCAGAAGCCGGAGAAGAGGGCATTGCTCAGCTTCTGCACCCGAGAACAGTTCCTGGCGGCCCGAGGAGCGGCGGCATGA
- a CDS encoding IucA/IucC family protein, with protein sequence MTLSDAVAHLSPERWEQANRLLLRKALAEFAHERLITPEEDGEQYVVHSDDHLTHYRFTATRRALDHWQVDTDSITRHRAGRELPLAALDFFIELKESLGLSDEILPVYLEEISSTLSGTCYKLTKPKVTSAELARRGFQAIETGMTEGHPCFVANNGRLGFGIHEYLSYAPETASPVRLVWLAAHRSRAAFTAGAGIEYESFLREELGEGALARFHATLTDQGLDPADYLLIPVHPWQWWNKLSVTFAAEVARRHLVCLGEGDDEYLAQQSIRTFFNTSHPEKHYVKTALSVLNMGFMRGLSAAYMEATPAINDWLAQLIENDPVLKSTGLSIIRERAAVGYRHLEYEQATDRYSPYRKMLAALWRESPVPSLRGGESLATMASLLHVDHEGASFAGALIARSGLTPTGWLRRYLRAYYTPLLHSFYAYDLVFMPHGENVILVLEDGVVRRAVYKDIAEEIAVMDPDAALPPQVRRIRVDVPDDKKLLSIFTDVFDCFFRFLAANLATEGVLAEDAFWRTVAEVTREYQEANPELSDRFRQYDLFAPEFALSCLNRLQLRDNRQMVDLADPSGALQLVGTLKNPLAGLLSA encoded by the coding sequence ATGACCCTGTCCGACGCCGTGGCGCACCTCTCCCCCGAACGCTGGGAGCAGGCCAACCGCCTCCTGCTCCGCAAGGCTCTCGCCGAGTTCGCGCACGAGCGGCTGATCACTCCCGAGGAGGACGGCGAGCAGTACGTCGTACACAGCGACGACCATCTGACCCACTACCGCTTCACCGCCACGCGCCGCGCCCTCGACCACTGGCAGGTCGACACGGACTCGATCACCCGGCACCGCGCGGGGAGGGAACTCCCGCTCGCCGCCCTGGACTTCTTCATCGAGCTGAAGGAGTCCCTGGGCCTGAGCGACGAGATCCTGCCGGTCTACCTGGAGGAGATCTCCTCCACCCTCTCCGGCACCTGCTACAAGCTCACCAAACCGAAGGTGACCTCCGCCGAGCTGGCCCGCCGGGGCTTCCAGGCCATCGAGACCGGGATGACCGAGGGCCACCCCTGCTTCGTCGCGAACAACGGGCGGCTCGGGTTCGGCATCCACGAGTACCTGTCGTACGCGCCCGAGACCGCGAGCCCCGTCCGGCTGGTGTGGCTGGCCGCACACCGCTCGCGGGCCGCGTTCACGGCCGGTGCGGGGATCGAGTACGAGTCCTTCCTGCGGGAGGAGCTGGGCGAGGGCGCGCTGGCCCGCTTCCACGCCACCCTCACCGACCAGGGCCTGGACCCCGCCGACTACCTGCTCATCCCCGTCCACCCCTGGCAGTGGTGGAACAAGCTCTCCGTCACCTTCGCCGCCGAGGTGGCGCGCCGGCACCTGGTCTGCCTCGGCGAGGGCGACGACGAGTACCTGGCCCAGCAATCCATCCGGACCTTCTTCAACACCTCCCACCCGGAGAAGCACTATGTGAAGACGGCGCTGTCGGTCCTCAACATGGGCTTCATGCGCGGGCTGTCGGCCGCCTACATGGAGGCCACCCCGGCGATCAACGACTGGCTGGCCCAGCTGATCGAGAACGACCCGGTACTGAAGTCCACGGGCCTGAGCATCATCCGCGAGCGGGCGGCCGTCGGCTACCGGCATCTGGAGTACGAGCAGGCCACCGACCGCTACTCGCCGTACCGCAAGATGCTGGCCGCGCTGTGGCGGGAGAGCCCGGTGCCCTCGCTGCGAGGCGGCGAGTCGCTCGCGACCATGGCCTCACTGCTGCACGTCGACCACGAGGGCGCCTCCTTCGCCGGGGCGCTGATCGCCCGCTCGGGCCTGACGCCGACGGGGTGGCTGCGCCGCTACCTCCGCGCCTACTACACCCCGCTCCTGCACAGCTTCTACGCCTACGACCTCGTCTTCATGCCGCACGGCGAGAACGTGATCCTGGTGCTGGAGGACGGGGTCGTGCGGCGGGCGGTCTACAAGGACATCGCCGAGGAGATAGCGGTGATGGACCCGGACGCCGCCCTGCCCCCGCAGGTGCGGCGCATCCGCGTCGACGTCCCGGACGACAAGAAGCTGCTGTCGATCTTCACCGACGTCTTCGACTGCTTCTTCCGCTTCCTCGCCGCGAACCTGGCCACCGAGGGGGTCCTGGCGGAGGACGCCTTCTGGCGCACGGTCGCGGAGGTCACCCGCGAGTACCAGGAGGCGAACCCCGAACTGTCCGACCGGTTCCGGCAGTACGACCTGTTCGCCCCCGAGTTCGCCCTGTCCTGCCTGAACCGCCTCCAGCTGCGCGACAACCGCCAGATGGTGGACCTCGCCGACCCCTCGGGCGCGCTGCAGCTGGTGGGCACCCTGAAGAACCCGCTCGCCGGCCTTTTGAGTGCCTAA
- a CDS encoding siderophore-interacting protein, translating into MTTAVAAPFRFFSLHVVRTRRLGPSLVRVTFGGPDLHAFHSLGRDQSLSLFLPHPGQPEPVVPLDLGDGWWQAWRELPDDVRAVMRSYTLRALRRNPDEIDIDFVLHTPAGPASRWASRATPGDRVLLLGPAVADNRAIRFRPPEDTDLVVLWGDETAVPAATAILESLPAGIRVQAWLEVPHAGDIQDVRTEADAEITWLVRHDGSPMAVDAVRAARLPRAERPYVWLAGESGRVKALRRHFVGERGADRRRVTFVGYWRQGMTEEELRVAE; encoded by the coding sequence ATGACGACGGCCGTGGCCGCCCCGTTCCGTTTCTTTTCTCTGCACGTTGTACGGACCCGGCGGCTGGGGCCGTCGCTGGTCCGCGTCACCTTCGGCGGGCCCGATCTGCACGCCTTCCACTCCCTCGGGCGCGACCAGTCCCTGTCCCTCTTCCTGCCGCACCCGGGTCAGCCGGAGCCCGTCGTCCCCCTGGACCTGGGTGACGGCTGGTGGCAGGCCTGGCGGGAACTGCCCGATGACGTGCGGGCGGTGATGCGGTCGTACACCCTGCGTGCCCTGCGCCGGAACCCCGACGAGATCGACATCGACTTCGTTCTGCACACCCCGGCGGGCCCCGCCTCCCGCTGGGCCTCCCGTGCCACCCCCGGCGACCGTGTGCTGCTGCTCGGACCCGCCGTCGCCGACAACCGGGCGATCCGCTTCCGCCCGCCCGAGGACACCGATCTCGTCGTCCTGTGGGGTGACGAGACCGCCGTACCGGCCGCGACCGCGATCCTCGAGTCCCTCCCGGCCGGCATCCGGGTCCAGGCCTGGCTGGAGGTGCCGCACGCCGGTGACATCCAGGACGTGCGCACGGAGGCCGACGCGGAGATCACGTGGCTCGTACGGCACGACGGGTCCCCCATGGCCGTCGACGCCGTACGGGCCGCCCGACTCCCCCGGGCCGAGCGGCCGTACGTGTGGCTCGCGGGCGAGTCGGGCCGGGTCAAGGCGCTGCGGCGGCACTTCGTCGGCGAGCGCGGGGCGGACCGGCGGCGGGTGACCTTCGTCGGGTACTGGCGGCAGGGGATGACCGAGGAAGAGCTGCGCGTCGCGGAGTAA
- a CDS encoding lysine N(6)-hydroxylase/L-ornithine N(5)-oxygenase family protein, which yields MTARPEALEKTYDFVGIGLGPFNLGLACLTEPIAGLDGVFLESKPDFEWHAGMFLDGAHLQTPFLSDLVTLADPTSPYSFLNYLKEKGRLYSFYIRENFYPLRVEYDDYCRWAAARLGSVRFGTTVTEVTYEDEVYVVRTERGETFRCRHLVLGTGTTPYLPPACRDLAGDFLHNSQYMHRKAELQAKESITIVGSGQSAAEIYHELLAEIDVHGYQLNWVTRSPRFFPLEYTKLTLEMTSPDYIDYFRALPEETRYRLEKQQKGLFKGINSDLIDSIFDLLYQKNLTGPVPTRLLTNSSLRSATYADGEYTLGFHQDEQDKDFEIRTEGLLLATGYHYEPPAFLAPIRDRLRFDGHGRFDVARNYAIDVTGRGVFLQNAGVHTHSITSPDLGMGAYRNAYILRELLGTEYYPVEKTIAFQEFAV from the coding sequence TTGACCGCGCGTCCTGAAGCCCTGGAAAAGACGTACGACTTCGTCGGGATCGGGCTCGGCCCCTTCAACCTCGGCCTCGCCTGCCTCACCGAGCCCATCGCCGGCCTGGACGGGGTCTTCCTGGAGTCCAAGCCGGACTTCGAGTGGCACGCCGGGATGTTCCTGGACGGCGCCCACCTCCAGACCCCGTTCCTGTCGGACCTGGTCACCCTCGCCGACCCGACGTCGCCGTACTCCTTCCTCAACTACCTGAAGGAGAAGGGCAGACTGTACTCGTTCTACATCCGCGAGAACTTCTATCCGCTGCGGGTGGAGTACGACGACTACTGCCGCTGGGCGGCGGCCAGGCTCGGCAGCGTGCGCTTCGGCACGACGGTCACCGAGGTGACGTACGAGGACGAGGTGTACGTCGTCCGCACCGAGCGCGGCGAAACGTTCCGCTGCCGTCACCTGGTCCTCGGCACGGGAACGACCCCCTACCTCCCGCCGGCCTGCCGCGACCTGGCCGGGGACTTCCTGCACAACTCCCAGTACATGCACCGCAAGGCGGAGCTGCAGGCGAAGGAGTCCATCACGATCGTCGGCAGCGGCCAGAGCGCGGCCGAGATCTACCACGAGCTGCTCGCCGAGATCGACGTCCACGGCTACCAGCTCAACTGGGTCACCCGCTCACCGCGGTTCTTCCCGCTGGAGTACACCAAGCTGACCCTGGAGATGACCTCCCCGGACTACATCGACTACTTCCGGGCGCTGCCCGAGGAGACCCGCTACCGGCTGGAGAAGCAGCAGAAGGGCCTGTTCAAGGGCATCAACTCGGATCTGATCGACTCGATCTTCGACCTGCTCTACCAGAAGAACCTCACCGGACCCGTGCCGACCCGGTTGCTCACCAACTCCAGCCTGCGCAGCGCCACCTACGCGGACGGCGAGTACACCCTCGGCTTCCACCAGGACGAGCAGGACAAGGACTTCGAGATCCGCACCGAGGGCCTGCTGCTGGCCACCGGCTACCACTACGAGCCCCCGGCCTTCCTCGCGCCGATCCGCGACCGCCTCCGCTTCGACGGCCACGGCCGCTTCGACGTCGCCCGCAACTACGCCATCGACGTCACCGGCCGCGGCGTCTTCCTGCAGAACGCCGGCGTCCACACCCACAGCATCACCAGTCCCGACCTGGGCATGGGCGCGTACCGCAACGCGTACATCCTCCGCGAGCTGCTCGGCACCGAGTACTACCCGGTCGAGAAGACGATCGCCTTCCAGGAGTTCGCCGTATGA
- the desA gene encoding lysine decarboxylase DesA has translation MRSHLLNGLTAEHYRSSVTEGVERVAAKLATTDRPFTGVTVDALFPRVDAIDLDRPLGDTAAVLDELEDVYLRDAVYFHHPRYLAHLNCPVVIPAVLGEAVLSAVNSSLDTWDQSAGGTLIERKLIDWTAARIGLGPAADGVFTSGGTQSNLQALLLAREEAKTDGLADLRIFASEVSHFSVQKSAKLLGLGQDAVVPVPVDHDKRLQTVALARELERCRRDGLVPMAVVATAGTTDFGSIDPLPEIAGLCSQYGVWMHVDAAYGCGLLASLKHRSRIDGIERADSVTVDYHKSFFQPVSSSALLVRDAATLRHATYHADYLNPRRMVQERIPNQVDKSLQTTRRFDALKLWMTLRTMGADGVGQLFDEICDLAAEGWKLLAADPRFDVVVEPALSTLVFRYIPAAVTDPAEIDRANLHARKALFASGDAVVAGTRVGGRHYLKFTLLNPETTPADIAAVLDLIAGHAEQYLGESLDRAS, from the coding sequence ATGCGCTCGCACCTGCTCAATGGCCTCACCGCGGAGCACTACCGAAGCTCCGTGACCGAAGGAGTCGAGCGGGTGGCGGCCAAACTCGCCACCACCGACCGTCCGTTCACCGGCGTCACCGTCGACGCCCTCTTCCCCCGGGTCGACGCCATCGACCTGGACCGCCCGCTCGGCGACACCGCCGCCGTCCTGGACGAGCTGGAGGACGTCTACCTCCGCGACGCGGTCTACTTCCACCACCCCCGCTACCTCGCCCACCTCAACTGCCCGGTCGTCATCCCGGCGGTGCTCGGCGAGGCCGTGCTCTCGGCGGTCAACTCCTCCCTCGACACCTGGGACCAGTCGGCCGGCGGCACCCTCATCGAGCGCAAGCTCATCGACTGGACGGCCGCCCGGATCGGCCTCGGACCCGCCGCCGACGGCGTGTTCACCTCCGGCGGCACCCAGTCCAACCTCCAGGCGCTGCTGCTGGCGCGGGAGGAGGCCAAGACCGACGGCCTCGCCGACCTGCGGATCTTCGCCTCCGAGGTCAGCCACTTCAGCGTGCAGAAGTCCGCCAAGCTGCTCGGGCTCGGCCAGGACGCGGTCGTCCCCGTCCCCGTCGACCACGACAAGCGGCTGCAGACCGTCGCCCTCGCCCGCGAGCTGGAGCGCTGCCGGCGCGACGGGCTGGTGCCGATGGCGGTCGTCGCCACCGCCGGCACCACCGACTTCGGCTCCATCGACCCGCTCCCGGAGATCGCCGGGCTGTGCTCCCAGTACGGCGTGTGGATGCACGTCGACGCGGCCTACGGCTGCGGGCTGCTCGCCTCCCTCAAGCACCGGAGCCGTATCGACGGCATCGAGCGCGCCGATTCCGTCACCGTCGACTACCACAAGTCCTTCTTCCAGCCGGTGAGTTCGTCCGCCCTGCTGGTGCGGGACGCGGCGACCCTGCGCCACGCCACCTACCACGCGGACTACCTCAACCCCCGCCGCATGGTGCAGGAACGCATCCCCAACCAGGTCGACAAGTCCCTGCAGACCACCCGCCGCTTCGACGCCCTCAAGCTGTGGATGACCCTGCGCACCATGGGCGCGGACGGCGTCGGGCAGCTCTTCGACGAGATCTGCGACCTCGCGGCCGAGGGCTGGAAGCTGCTCGCCGCCGACCCCCGCTTCGACGTCGTCGTCGAGCCCGCCCTGTCCACCCTCGTCTTCCGCTACATCCCGGCGGCGGTCACCGACCCGGCCGAGATCGACCGTGCCAACCTCCACGCCCGCAAGGCCCTGTTCGCCTCCGGTGACGCCGTGGTCGCGGGCACCAGGGTGGGCGGCCGCCACTACCTGAAGTTCACCCTGCTCAACCCCGAGACGACGCCGGCCGACATCGCCGCCGTCCTCGACCTGATCGCCGGCCACGCCGAGCAGTACCTGGGAGAGTCCCTTGACCGCGCGTCCTGA